The sequence below is a genomic window from Streptococcus oralis.
ACCAAACGAACAATATGTTCATGCACCTTAGTTTTATTGACCATGTAAGGAAATTCCGTTACAACAATCCGTTCGCGACCCGTCTTAGTGGTTTCAATCTCTGTACGAGAACGAAGGACAATGGAACCTTTACCAGTCTCATAGGCCTTATGAATCCCTGATTTCCCCATAACAAGAGCACCAGTTGGAAAATCTGGACCAGGCAAGACTTCCATCAAGTCCTTAGTCGTCACTTCAGGATTATCCATAACCAACTTCACTGCATCAATGGTTTCACCCAAGTTGTGAGGTGGAATATTGGTTGCCATCCCAACAGCGATACCAGTTGCCCCATTGACCAAAAGGTTTGGAAAACGAGCAGGCAAAACCAAGGGTTCACGTTCGTTAGCATCGTAGTTGTCTACAAAATCAACTGTGTTTTTATTGATATCACGAAGCATTTCCAGAGCAATCTTGCTCATACGTGCCTCAGTGTACCGCTGCGCGGCAGCACCGTCCCCGTCCATAGAACCAAAGTTTCCGTGCCCATCCACAAGCATGTAACGGTAGCTCCACCACTGAGCCATACGAACCATGGCTTCATAAATAGAGGAATCTCCGTGCGGGTGGTATTTACCCATAACATCCCCTGTAATACGGGCTGATTTTTTATGAGGTTTGTCTGGAGTAACACCTAGTTCATTCATTCCGTAAAGAATACGGCGGTGAACAGGCTTCAAGCCATCTCGAACATCAGGAAGAGCACGCGCTACGATAACACTCATGGCGTAATCGATAAAGCTGGTCTTCATCTCCTTTGTCAGATTGACATTCACTAAATTTTTATCCTGCATTAATAAATGCCTCATTTCACTATTAGTAATTAGATATATTATACCATAAAATGTCCTTTATTTCAGGCTTCTGAAACTACTAAAACGTTTACATCGATAACCGAATAGAATATTCGTGACAAAGCTTTTTAAAAGTGATAGAATGAAAGTGTCTGGGGATTCCCCTAAAAAAAATGAAGGAGATGTTTAGATAATGACTTCAACTAAACAACACAAAAAAGTGATCCTTGTTGGTGACGGTGCCGTGGGTTCATCTTACGCTTTCGCACTTGTTAACCAAGGAATTGCACAAGAGCTTGGAATTATCGAAATTCCACAATTACACGAAAAAGCTGTTGGTGATGCGCTTGACCTTAGCCACGCCCTTGCCTTCACTTCACCTAAAAAAATCTACGCTGCTCAATACTCTGACTGTGCAGACGCTGACCTTGTTGTTATCACTGCAGGTGCTCCTCAAAAACCAGGTGAAACTCGCCTTGACCTTGTAGGTAAAAACTTGGCTATCAACAAATCAATCGTAACACAAGTTGTTGAATCAGGTTTTGATGGTATCTTCCTTGTTGCTGCTAACCCAGTTGACGTTTTGACTTACTCAACTTGGAAATTCTCTGGATTCCCTAAAGAACGCGTTATCGGTTCAGGTACTTCACTTGACTCAGCTCGTTTCCGTCAAGCACTTGCTGAAAAATTGGATGTTGATGCTCGTTCAGTTCACGCCTACATCATGGGTGAACACGGAGATTCTGAATTTGCCGTTTGGTCACACGCCAACATCGCTGGTGTAAACCTTGAAGAATTCCTTAAAGACACTCAAAACGTTCAAGAAGCTGAATTGATTGAATTGTTCGAAGGTGTTCGTGATGCTGCTTACACAATCATCAACAAAAAAGGAGCTACATACTATGGTATCGCCGTAGCACTTGCTCGTATCACAAAAGCAATCCTTGATGACGAAAATGCAGTACTTCCACTTTCAGTCTTCCAAGAAGGTCAATACGGAGTTGAAAACGTCTTTATCGGTCAACCAGCTGTTGTTGGTGCACACGGTATCGTTCGTCCAGTAAACATCCCATTGAACGATGCTGAAACTCAAAAAATGCAAGCATCTGCTAAAGAATTGCAAGCAATCATTGATGAAGCATGGAAAAATCCTGAATTCCAAGCAGCTTCTAAAAACTAATTAAAAGAAGGTTCTCATTTCATGGGAGCCTTTTTCTTTTTGCACAGAACGATAAAATCATATTTTCCAAAACAAAAAGCCTACTGACCAAGCTAGAAAGCTTGATACAATAGGCTTTTTCTACATTCATTATTTAACAGCGTCTTTAAGAGCTTTACCAGCTTTAAATGCTGGAACCTTAGAAGCTGCGATTTTGATTTCTTTACCAGTTTGTGGGTTGCGACCTTTACGTGC
It includes:
- a CDS encoding L-lactate dehydrogenase — protein: MTSTKQHKKVILVGDGAVGSSYAFALVNQGIAQELGIIEIPQLHEKAVGDALDLSHALAFTSPKKIYAAQYSDCADADLVVITAGAPQKPGETRLDLVGKNLAINKSIVTQVVESGFDGIFLVAANPVDVLTYSTWKFSGFPKERVIGSGTSLDSARFRQALAEKLDVDARSVHAYIMGEHGDSEFAVWSHANIAGVNLEEFLKDTQNVQEAELIELFEGVRDAAYTIINKKGATYYGIAVALARITKAILDDENAVLPLSVFQEGQYGVENVFIGQPAVVGAHGIVRPVNIPLNDAETQKMQASAKELQAIIDEAWKNPEFQAASKN